The following are from one region of the Leucobacter sp. Psy1 genome:
- a CDS encoding VOC family protein encodes MDISIHYTFLPHTDAEAALRFYRDLLGFEVRQDVGYENMRWLTVGPADRAETAIVLHPPAVDPGITDEERETILNLIAKGAYGAITLASDDLDAVFAKLEGAGADVVQEPTDQDYGVRDCAFRDPSGNLVRMNQR; translated from the coding sequence ATGGACATCAGCATTCACTACACCTTCCTGCCGCACACCGACGCCGAAGCCGCCCTGCGGTTCTACCGCGACCTGCTCGGATTCGAGGTCCGCCAGGACGTCGGGTACGAGAACATGCGCTGGCTCACGGTCGGGCCCGCGGATCGCGCCGAAACCGCCATCGTGCTGCACCCGCCTGCGGTGGATCCCGGCATCACGGACGAGGAGCGGGAGACGATCCTGAACCTCATCGCCAAGGGCGCCTACGGCGCCATCACGCTCGCCTCGGACGACCTCGACGCAGTCTTCGCGAAACTCGAGGGGGCGGGTGCCGATGTCGTGCAGGAGCCCACCGACCAGGACTACGGAGTGCGAGACTGCGCGTTCCGCGACCCCTCCGGCAACCTCGTGCGGATGAATCAGCGCTGA
- a CDS encoding helix-turn-helix transcriptional regulator, with protein MTALSAPSDPAAPSDRAALVTMRRVRDRIDREFASPLNLEELARGVHVSAGHLSREFRRVYGESPYSYLMTRRIERAMTLLRRGDLSVTEVCFAVGFSSLGTFSTRFSELAGVSPSAYRRNPGHVVEGIPPCLAKQITRPIRNREVGGESSA; from the coding sequence ATGACCGCCCTGTCCGCTCCGTCCGATCCGGCCGCGCCGTCCGACCGCGCCGCCCTCGTGACGATGCGCCGGGTGCGCGACCGGATCGACCGCGAGTTCGCCTCGCCGCTCAATCTCGAGGAGCTGGCGCGCGGCGTTCACGTGTCGGCGGGACACCTGAGCCGAGAGTTCCGCCGGGTCTACGGGGAATCGCCATACTCGTACCTCATGACCCGTCGCATCGAGCGCGCCATGACCCTGCTGCGCCGCGGCGACCTCTCCGTCACCGAGGTCTGCTTCGCAGTCGGGTTCTCCTCGCTCGGCACCTTCAGCACACGGTTCTCCGAACTCGCCGGAGTGTCTCCGAGCGCATACCGCCGCAACCCCGGTCACGTCGTCGAGGGGATCCCGCCGTGCCTCGCGAAGCAGATCACGAGACCGATCAGGAATCGAGAAGTGGGCGGGGAATCATCGGCGTAG
- a CDS encoding HNH endonuclease signature motif containing protein — protein sequence MRDLPFDARSPQRAALQRAVDRLRSLDREARRIEADRLSVLAEIDQLAAAEADRFATDSRSEAMPRRAAAIETGHALATSDRAAAGLLAHAASLIADYPSVHAAMTAGSIAGGHAHAILHHGTDVTEDEARTAYTREILEIAMHETVGRTWHLAKILAHKYADATRADRQADALARRGTTLTPLDDGVAEYRVIMDAAYALAIDDRVRRQARLVQDAERAALDAARREQADADLPLVRPLAQIRADIATNLLLNGTPANTDEHRVTGHAEGTIDLAGIRARIQVTVPVLTLIPDDDHRPRRDLRTAGLQGAATLAGYGPIHPTTARLLTDLQAGWDRISCHPTTGQVLAVDRYRPSAEITRFIHARDQHCRAPGCTVPAHRGDLDHTLDAAHGGPTSTDNLTALCRHHHTNKHHAGIRMRLDPDGEIRWTTPLGAVIHDRPTSPTVHRPRDDGSDTGPPGSSARRRSRVKFRRHPRDTDDTRHPF from the coding sequence ATGAGAGATCTTCCGTTCGATGCACGCAGCCCCCAGCGGGCGGCGCTGCAGCGCGCGGTCGATCGGCTCCGCTCTCTCGACCGTGAGGCCAGGCGCATCGAAGCTGATCGACTGTCAGTCCTGGCAGAGATCGATCAGCTCGCCGCCGCCGAAGCCGACCGGTTCGCGACTGATAGCCGCTCCGAAGCGATGCCGCGGCGCGCCGCTGCCATCGAGACCGGGCACGCACTCGCGACTTCTGATCGCGCCGCGGCCGGGCTTCTCGCGCACGCCGCCTCGCTCATCGCCGACTATCCCAGCGTCCACGCCGCTATGACTGCGGGGTCGATCGCCGGCGGCCACGCGCACGCGATCCTCCACCACGGCACCGACGTGACCGAAGACGAGGCCCGAACCGCGTATACGCGCGAGATCCTCGAGATCGCCATGCACGAGACCGTCGGCCGCACCTGGCATCTCGCGAAGATCCTCGCCCACAAGTACGCGGACGCCACTCGGGCCGACCGGCAAGCGGACGCGCTCGCCCGTCGCGGAACCACGCTCACCCCACTCGACGACGGCGTCGCCGAGTACCGAGTCATCATGGACGCCGCATACGCTCTCGCGATCGACGACCGCGTCCGCCGGCAGGCGCGCCTCGTCCAGGACGCCGAACGCGCCGCACTCGATGCCGCTCGGCGAGAGCAGGCCGATGCGGATCTGCCCCTGGTGCGCCCGCTGGCGCAGATCCGCGCGGACATCGCCACGAACCTGCTGCTCAACGGAACTCCGGCGAACACCGACGAGCACCGCGTCACCGGCCATGCGGAGGGGACCATCGACCTCGCGGGTATACGGGCACGCATCCAGGTGACGGTGCCCGTGCTCACGCTGATCCCCGACGATGATCACCGGCCTCGCCGCGACCTGAGGACTGCAGGACTCCAGGGGGCGGCCACGCTCGCCGGCTACGGGCCGATCCACCCGACGACGGCACGGCTGCTCACCGACCTCCAGGCGGGCTGGGACCGGATCAGCTGCCACCCCACCACCGGACAGGTGCTCGCCGTCGACCGCTACCGGCCCTCGGCGGAGATCACGCGGTTCATCCATGCCAGGGACCAGCACTGCCGGGCACCCGGGTGCACCGTTCCTGCGCATCGCGGAGACCTCGACCACACGCTCGACGCCGCGCACGGAGGGCCCACCTCCACCGACAACCTCACTGCCTTGTGCAGGCACCACCACACGAACAAGCACCACGCCGGCATCCGCATGCGTCTGGACCCCGATGGGGAGATCCGGTGGACCACCCCGCTCGGCGCCGTCATCCACGACCGGCCCACATCGCCGACGGTGCACCGACCGCGAGACGACGGCTCCGACACGGGCCCGCCAGGCTCAAGCGCACGGCGCCGCAGCCGCGTGAAATTCAGGCGCCACCCGCGCGACACCGATGACACCCGTCACCCGTTCTGA